A DNA window from Kitasatospora atroaurantiaca contains the following coding sequences:
- a CDS encoding carboxylesterase/lipase family protein yields MTVTASRPSESEPEVRTATGALRGSREAGLAVFRGIPFAEPPVGALRFAAPRPVRSWDGVRAAVSYGPPPPQSGVFGMDALSQDTAGDDWLTVNVWSPEPAPGAGLPVMVWIPGGAYVIGTSSLPEFDAARLAGGGVVVVTLNYRLGIEGFAQIEGAPANRGLLDQVAALQWVHDNIRAFGGDPDRVTVFGQSAGGGSVAALLAMPRAAGLFRRAVVQSMPGTFFSPELAADIAAACAAELGLRPTVADFSTVAPSRLPAVGDAISAKIDRWREHWGQITHRPIPFAPVVDGDVLPTTPWQALADGVGRDTELLVGHVRDEHRLFSLIDGVLGQVTQEQAETALHVLAPGPDGAQRYREVFPAAGPEELYELVNADWLFRMPTLHLAQAHAAAGGRTHVYELTWPAPVMGGALGACHGLDVPLVFGNLSSGQPAMLIGETPSPEAEALSAQIRAAWTAFAAHGDPGWPTYDGEQRLVQLFDTRPAVTAYPEETSRLLWQNHTFPALPLADR; encoded by the coding sequence GTGACCGTCACCGCGTCCAGGCCGTCCGAGTCCGAGCCCGAAGTCCGTACGGCGACCGGAGCCCTGCGCGGCAGCCGCGAGGCGGGCCTGGCAGTCTTCCGCGGCATCCCGTTCGCCGAACCGCCGGTCGGTGCGCTCCGTTTCGCCGCGCCGCGGCCGGTACGAAGCTGGGACGGTGTGCGAGCGGCAGTGTCGTACGGCCCGCCGCCCCCGCAGTCCGGAGTGTTCGGCATGGATGCGCTGTCACAGGACACGGCAGGTGATGACTGGTTAACGGTCAACGTCTGGTCGCCCGAGCCGGCCCCAGGAGCGGGTCTCCCCGTCATGGTGTGGATCCCCGGTGGCGCCTACGTGATCGGGACATCCAGCCTCCCGGAATTCGACGCCGCCCGCCTGGCCGGAGGCGGCGTCGTCGTTGTGACGCTCAACTACCGGCTGGGCATCGAGGGTTTCGCGCAGATCGAAGGTGCCCCCGCCAACCGGGGCCTGCTCGACCAGGTCGCCGCTCTGCAGTGGGTGCACGACAACATCCGGGCGTTCGGCGGCGACCCGGACCGGGTGACGGTCTTCGGCCAGTCGGCGGGCGGCGGATCGGTCGCCGCGCTGCTGGCCATGCCGCGCGCGGCCGGGCTCTTTCGCCGGGCCGTCGTGCAGAGCATGCCGGGTACGTTCTTCTCGCCCGAGCTGGCGGCCGACATCGCCGCCGCCTGCGCCGCCGAGCTGGGGCTGCGGCCCACGGTGGCAGACTTTTCCACGGTGGCCCCGTCCCGGCTGCCCGCCGTAGGCGACGCGATCTCCGCGAAGATCGACCGGTGGAGGGAGCACTGGGGGCAGATCACGCACCGGCCGATCCCGTTCGCGCCGGTCGTCGACGGTGATGTCCTGCCGACCACTCCCTGGCAGGCGCTGGCCGACGGCGTCGGCCGGGACACCGAGCTCCTCGTCGGCCACGTCCGTGACGAGCACCGGCTGTTCAGCCTGATCGACGGCGTGCTCGGCCAGGTGACGCAGGAGCAGGCCGAGACCGCCCTGCACGTTCTTGCCCCCGGCCCGGACGGCGCACAGCGGTACCGCGAGGTCTTCCCGGCTGCCGGCCCGGAGGAGCTGTACGAACTGGTCAACGCCGACTGGCTGTTCCGCATGCCGACGCTCCATCTTGCGCAGGCGCACGCCGCTGCCGGCGGCCGGACCCACGTCTACGAGCTGACCTGGCCCGCCCCGGTTATGGGCGGTGCACTCGGTGCCTGCCACGGCCTCGACGTGCCGCTCGTTTTCGGAAACCTGAGCAGCGGGCAGCCCGCCATGCTGATCGGTGAAACCCCCTCCCCGGAGGCAGAGGCGCTGTCCGCACAGATCCGCGCCGCGTGGACGGCGTTCGCCGCCCACGGCGACCCCGGCTGGCCCACGTACGACGGCGAACAACGCCTCGTACAGCTCTTCGACACGCGGCCGGCTGTCACCGCCTACCCGGAGGAGACCTCCCGGCTGCTGTGGCAGAACCACACGTTCCCGGCGCTCCCGCTTGCCGACCGGTAA
- a CDS encoding histone deacetylase yields MNDMRRIVNYPTGQQKPQTTPRPQPLVEAAGGRGLVWYAAYGSNMHADRLAYYIAGGRPPGGARTYPGCRNDRLPERAVPVMLPGLLYFALESLVWTGGIGFYDPEQDGEMPARAYLVTTEQFSDIAAQEMNQEPGADLDLAKVLATGRDQLGPGRYETLVCPGAIDNIPVLTFTAPWRLPDADLNAPSAAYLRSFAFGLAEAHGWSLAQAADYLATRPGAARHWTAAAALEALHETAQPHRTHPARTRNHPDETR; encoded by the coding sequence ATGAACGACATGCGACGGATCGTCAACTACCCCACCGGCCAGCAGAAGCCGCAGACCACTCCCCGGCCGCAGCCTTTGGTCGAGGCGGCAGGGGGCCGCGGTCTGGTCTGGTACGCGGCCTACGGCTCCAACATGCACGCCGACCGGCTGGCCTACTACATCGCCGGCGGCCGCCCGCCGGGTGGCGCTCGAACCTACCCCGGTTGCCGGAACGACCGGCTCCCCGAGCGGGCCGTCCCGGTGATGCTGCCCGGCCTCCTGTACTTCGCGCTGGAGTCGCTGGTGTGGACCGGCGGCATTGGCTTCTACGATCCCGAGCAGGACGGCGAGATGCCCGCCCGCGCCTACCTGGTCACCACCGAGCAGTTCAGCGACATCGCCGCCCAGGAGATGAACCAGGAGCCGGGAGCGGACCTCGACCTTGCCAAAGTGCTCGCGACGGGCCGCGACCAGCTCGGGCCCGGCCGGTACGAGACGCTGGTCTGCCCCGGCGCCATCGACAACATCCCCGTGCTGACCTTCACCGCCCCCTGGCGCCTGCCCGACGCCGACCTCAACGCTCCCTCGGCCGCTTACCTGCGCAGCTTCGCCTTTGGACTCGCCGAAGCCCACGGCTGGAGCCTGGCGCAGGCCGCCGACTACCTTGCGACCCGCCCCGGAGCCGCCAGGCACTGGACCGCGGCTGCCGCCCTCGAGGCCCTCCACGAGACCGCACAGCCCCACCGAACACACCCCGCAAGGACACGCAACCACCCTGACGAGACTCGTTGA
- a CDS encoding magnesium and cobalt transport protein CorA, with product MASQAVVDCALYEDGHRLPGKVDLSNVLQRIGEREGRFVWIGLYQPTAEQFAEIAAAFELHPLAVEDAVRAHQRPKLERYGGTLFLVLKAITYVEHDKVTATSEIVDTGEIMVFAGPGFAIVVRHGSAPALTGVRREMEAAPELLALGPAAVLHAVADHVVDQYLEVADAFEQDVEELETEVFSPQRTDDAGRIYQLKRELLEFKRAVVPLGVPLQRLADGSVAQIPEAAAAYLRDVADHHLQAKERILALDELVSGILDASVARLSVQQNTDMRRISAWAALAAVPTMAAGVYGMNLDHMPELRWAFGYPAVLLVIVVVCVFVFRAFRRNDWL from the coding sequence ATGGCGTCGCAGGCGGTTGTGGACTGCGCGCTGTACGAGGACGGGCACCGGCTTCCGGGCAAGGTGGACCTGTCGAATGTGCTGCAGCGGATAGGCGAGCGGGAGGGCCGGTTCGTGTGGATCGGCCTGTACCAGCCGACCGCCGAGCAGTTCGCGGAGATCGCGGCGGCGTTCGAGCTGCATCCGCTGGCGGTGGAGGACGCCGTGCGCGCCCACCAGCGGCCGAAGCTGGAGCGCTACGGGGGCACGCTGTTCCTGGTGCTGAAGGCGATCACCTACGTCGAGCACGACAAGGTGACGGCGACCAGCGAGATCGTCGACACCGGGGAGATCATGGTCTTCGCCGGCCCCGGGTTCGCCATCGTGGTCCGGCACGGCAGTGCGCCGGCCCTGACCGGGGTCCGGCGGGAGATGGAGGCCGCCCCGGAGCTGCTGGCGCTGGGGCCGGCGGCGGTGCTGCACGCCGTGGCCGACCACGTGGTCGATCAGTACCTCGAAGTGGCGGACGCCTTCGAGCAGGACGTGGAGGAGCTGGAGACGGAGGTCTTCTCCCCCCAGCGCACGGACGACGCCGGGCGGATCTACCAGCTGAAGCGCGAGCTGCTGGAGTTCAAACGCGCTGTGGTGCCGCTGGGTGTGCCCTTGCAGCGGCTGGCCGACGGGTCTGTGGCGCAGATCCCGGAAGCCGCAGCCGCGTACTTGCGGGACGTGGCCGACCATCACCTCCAGGCGAAGGAGCGAATCCTGGCCCTGGATGAACTGGTCTCCGGCATCCTGGACGCGAGCGTGGCCAGACTGTCCGTGCAGCAGAACACCGACATGCGCAGGATCAGTGCGTGGGCGGCGCTGGCCGCGGTACCCACGATGGCGGCCGGCGTGTACGGGATGAACCTCGACCACATGCCGGAACTGCGGTGGGCCTTCGGGTATCCGGCCGTGCTGCTGGTCATTGTGGTGGTGTGCGTGTTCGTCTTCCGCGCGTTCCGCCGCAACGACTGGCTGTAG
- a CDS encoding integrase core domain-containing protein — translation MRTRVRTPGQNGSRERGFGSLKYEKLFLEEIPDALDLVRHAEDYRLEYNTLRPHEALAWNRPHDVHTGLADPLVPDFPEPQSLPIT, via the coding sequence GTGCGCACCAGGGTCCGCACCCCGGGCCAGAACGGCTCACGCGAGCGCGGCTTCGGCTCCCTGAAGTACGAGAAGCTGTTCCTCGAGGAGATCCCCGACGCACTCGACCTGGTCCGCCACGCCGAGGACTACCGGCTCGAGTACAACACGCTGCGGCCCCACGAGGCACTCGCCTGGAACCGCCCCCACGACGTGCACACCGGCCTCGCCGACCCGCTCGTCCCTGACTTTCCCGAGCCCCAAAGCCTGCCAATTACTTGA
- a CDS encoding NRAMP family divalent metal transporter: MTRDLDTTRAASPGATAATIGATNTGSGAATEPTAATPAAGPALARRRGLRRLSAVAMVAGPGLVAANAGNDAAGIATYAGAGSQFTYGTLFFMVLVTIALVMVQEMAVRLGAHTGKGLGALIREQFSLRLTALAVFCLLLANTGLVVSEFAGIGAAFELLGVPKWAVIPPAAILLWSLVLFGSYRWAERIFLVMSLAFFAYPLAMILGHPHWGQVGRHLVVPHFEPSKDFVLLAVALIGTTVSPYMQFYAAAGVVDRGAKPEDYKLIRADAVLGAVFACVISLTIIIATAAAIGGSGPLQSAAQAAEALKPVAGQGAELLFAFGLIGASALAGAVVPLSASYAVGEAAGVERSVSRSFRDAPLFLGLFTAQIALGALVALTPVDVIQLLIGTQVLQGLISPIVLVYLLVLTNRRSVLGAAANGPRYRIAVTTVVVGVAAMSTILLVQTILGWIGLG; the protein is encoded by the coding sequence GTGACCCGCGACCTCGACACCACCCGCGCCGCTTCACCCGGTGCGACAGCTGCCACGATCGGTGCGACGAACACCGGTTCGGGCGCGGCAACAGAGCCGACCGCCGCCACCCCGGCCGCTGGTCCGGCGCTCGCCCGTCGCAGAGGGCTGCGGCGTCTGAGCGCGGTCGCCATGGTGGCAGGCCCCGGGCTGGTCGCCGCGAACGCGGGCAACGACGCCGCCGGCATCGCGACCTACGCCGGGGCGGGCTCCCAGTTCACGTACGGCACGCTGTTCTTCATGGTGCTGGTCACCATCGCCCTGGTGATGGTCCAGGAGATGGCGGTGCGGCTCGGCGCGCACACCGGCAAGGGCCTGGGCGCACTGATCCGCGAGCAGTTCAGCCTGCGCCTGACCGCGCTGGCCGTGTTCTGCCTGCTCCTTGCCAACACCGGCCTCGTCGTGAGTGAGTTCGCCGGCATCGGCGCCGCGTTCGAGCTCCTCGGTGTCCCGAAGTGGGCGGTCATTCCTCCAGCCGCGATCCTGCTGTGGTCACTGGTGCTGTTCGGCTCCTACCGGTGGGCCGAGCGGATCTTCCTGGTCATGTCGCTGGCGTTCTTCGCCTACCCTCTCGCCATGATCCTCGGCCACCCGCACTGGGGGCAGGTCGGCCGGCACCTGGTCGTCCCCCACTTCGAGCCGAGCAAGGACTTCGTCCTGCTCGCCGTCGCCCTCATCGGCACCACGGTCAGCCCCTACATGCAGTTCTACGCCGCCGCAGGCGTCGTCGACCGCGGCGCCAAGCCGGAGGACTACAAGCTGATCCGCGCGGACGCCGTGCTGGGGGCGGTGTTCGCCTGCGTGATCAGTCTGACGATCATCATCGCGACCGCCGCGGCGATCGGCGGCAGCGGGCCCCTGCAGTCCGCCGCGCAGGCCGCCGAAGCCCTCAAGCCGGTGGCCGGCCAGGGCGCTGAACTGCTCTTCGCCTTCGGCCTGATCGGTGCCTCGGCGCTGGCCGGCGCCGTGGTCCCGTTGTCCGCCAGCTACGCAGTCGGCGAGGCCGCGGGCGTCGAGCGCTCGGTTTCCCGCAGCTTCCGCGACGCGCCCCTGTTCCTCGGGCTGTTCACCGCCCAGATCGCGCTCGGCGCGCTCGTGGCCCTCACCCCGGTCGACGTCATCCAGCTGCTGATCGGCACCCAGGTCCTCCAGGGACTGATCAGCCCCATCGTGCTGGTCTACCTCCTGGTTCTCACCAACCGCCGCTCCGTTCTCGGCGCGGCGGCCAACGGCCCGCGCTACCGGATCGCGGTCACCACCGTGGTGGTGGGCGTAGCGGCCATGTCCACCATCCTCCTCGTGCAGACGATCCTCGGCTGGATCGGCCTCGGTTGA
- a CDS encoding YrhB domain-containing protein produces the protein MISKERAVELVESFLATERLTWPWRGPVPELAVYCVEEHSVGWLVFWNTAEFARSGGVRNNLMGGGHCLVDRHDGSIHYVPDAWWSEEDWEEHYLLQTKGIRPPDPLASAVRALVHSAGVVAAMSHLRKQAPRLSLQEAKAYVTTVQDGAEPPEELASLTRREPKWPLLPIETLAGPVQ, from the coding sequence GTGATCTCCAAGGAACGTGCCGTCGAGCTCGTCGAGTCCTTCCTGGCAACAGAGCGGCTGACGTGGCCATGGAGGGGGCCGGTGCCCGAGCTGGCCGTCTACTGCGTGGAGGAACACTCGGTCGGCTGGCTCGTCTTCTGGAACACGGCGGAGTTCGCCCGCAGCGGTGGCGTGCGCAACAACCTCATGGGCGGCGGCCATTGCCTGGTGGACCGGCACGACGGGAGCATCCATTACGTCCCCGACGCCTGGTGGTCCGAGGAGGACTGGGAGGAGCACTACCTCCTGCAGACCAAAGGCATCAGACCGCCTGATCCACTGGCCTCCGCCGTCCGCGCGCTCGTGCACTCCGCCGGCGTCGTGGCCGCGATGAGCCACCTGCGCAAGCAAGCCCCGCGACTGAGCCTGCAGGAAGCAAAGGCCTACGTCACGACCGTTCAGGACGGCGCCGAACCACCGGAAGAGCTGGCGAGCCTTACCCGGAGGGAGCCGAAATGGCCGCTTCTGCCCATCGAAACGCTGGCTGGTCCGGTCCAGTAG
- a CDS encoding magnesium transporter MgtE N-terminal domain-containing protein — protein sequence MSTTARLRDRKAGAERRVSATRTVRTSLVSLAGLVGGPVGNQAGQEVGRVVDVVARLYGPDHYPPVTGLIIRIGRRRAFLPADHIESLHAGRVRLRTARLDLRDFTRRPGEVLLARDVMDHQLVDVDGIQVTRAADLYLAPLADRTVLVGVDVSLPTLLRRLGPRRWQVRPTPERVLDWQAVAPFGEQATHGPAEVRLRASRSALHRLRPADLADILEDLGRTERQQLLGWLEPEHAADALEEMEPGELENLLREAPPEHAARLVDEMEPDEAAEALRDLTAGERERLLQGMPSAEAAELRSLLAHREGTAGGAMTTLPLTARPEQTVAQVRAELAAQAEHRGDIPAVAVLDGEGRLLGDIALFDLAVAEDTALVADLSEWLAQFGPPVTVHPEIRLAEAADHLVAARATSLLVVDDTGRPLGRILADDILDALLPERGRLHFRRLLK from the coding sequence ATGTCCACCACGGCCCGCCTGCGCGACCGCAAGGCCGGAGCCGAACGGCGCGTCAGCGCCACCAGGACGGTCCGCACCTCGCTGGTCTCCCTGGCCGGCCTGGTCGGCGGACCGGTCGGCAACCAGGCCGGCCAAGAGGTCGGCCGCGTCGTGGACGTCGTCGCCCGCCTCTACGGCCCGGACCACTACCCGCCGGTGACCGGCCTGATCATCCGCATCGGCCGACGACGCGCCTTCCTGCCCGCCGACCACATCGAGAGCCTGCACGCCGGCCGCGTCCGGCTGCGCACCGCCCGCCTCGACCTACGCGACTTCACCCGCCGTCCGGGCGAGGTCCTGCTGGCCCGGGACGTGATGGACCACCAACTCGTCGACGTCGACGGCATCCAGGTCACCCGCGCAGCCGACCTCTACCTCGCGCCGCTGGCCGACCGCACCGTGCTGGTCGGCGTGGACGTCTCCTTGCCCACCCTGCTGCGCCGGCTCGGACCGCGCCGCTGGCAGGTGCGGCCCACTCCGGAGCGGGTGCTGGACTGGCAGGCCGTCGCCCCGTTCGGTGAGCAGGCCACCCACGGACCTGCGGAGGTGCGCCTGCGGGCTTCGCGGTCCGCGCTGCACCGGCTGCGGCCGGCCGATCTCGCCGACATCCTGGAGGACCTCGGCCGGACCGAGCGCCAGCAGTTGCTGGGCTGGCTGGAGCCGGAGCACGCCGCCGACGCGCTGGAGGAGATGGAGCCGGGGGAGCTGGAGAACCTGCTGCGCGAGGCGCCGCCCGAGCACGCCGCGCGCCTGGTCGACGAGATGGAGCCGGACGAGGCCGCCGAGGCGCTGCGTGATCTCACGGCGGGTGAGCGCGAGCGCCTGCTGCAGGGCATGCCGTCCGCGGAGGCGGCCGAGTTGCGGAGCCTGCTGGCGCACCGGGAGGGCACCGCAGGTGGGGCGATGACGACGCTGCCCCTCACCGCGCGCCCCGAGCAGACCGTCGCCCAGGTCAGGGCCGAACTCGCGGCCCAGGCCGAGCACCGCGGTGACATCCCGGCGGTGGCGGTCCTGGACGGCGAGGGACGCCTGCTCGGCGACATCGCCCTGTTCGACCTTGCGGTGGCCGAGGACACCGCCCTGGTGGCCGATCTGTCGGAGTGGCTGGCGCAGTTCGGCCCGCCGGTCACCGTCCACCCCGAAATCCGGCTGGCCGAGGCGGCCGACCACCTGGTCGCCGCCCGCGCCACCTCGCTGCTCGTCGTCGACGACACCGGGCGCCCGTTGGGGCGGATCCTCGCCGACGACATCCTCGACGCCCTGCTGCCCGAGCGCGGGCGCCTGCACTTCCGGAGGCTCCTCAAGTGA